From Erigeron canadensis isolate Cc75 chromosome 8, C_canadensis_v1, whole genome shotgun sequence, one genomic window encodes:
- the LOC122580553 gene encoding cytochrome P450 86B1-like → MFINIILSTPRWLYSHLWLSDVAIVLLIVFIFNSLLQRLTTKGPMVWPVFGMIPTVVFHLFNFYEWGTKALIESGGTFYYESIWMGGIYGVATCDPANIEYMLKTNFKNFPKGKDYRETLDDFLGDGIFNADDELWRIQRRVANSEMHSARFMQFSMESIKSLVHDKLLKVLEAKKGSSVDMQDVLLRFTFDNTCAVAFGINTGCLDVDLPESPFAKAFEKVTYASLMRFLIPSFLWKPMRFFKVGYEKTLYDSAKIVHAFSEKIVRERKMELLSNNKEDINDASWCDLLSRLIIMEQDKKEEIFTDKLLKDFCISFILAGRDTSSLGLSWFFWLIINHPSIETQILNELHSIIRQRENANQRNQENIVFTEEELNKMVYLQAAISESLRLYPPVSYDHKEPLEDDVLPDGTAVTKNARVVYCMYAMSRMESLWGKDCLEFRPERWIKDGKFVSESPFKYTVFNAGPRLCVGKKFAYVQMKMVVASVLLRYRLKLVEGHKVCPKISMTLYMKHGLLVTIEPRGMFIA, encoded by the coding sequence ATGTTCATTAACATCATCCTCTCTACACCAAGATGGTTGTACTCCCATTTGTGGCTCTCAGACGTAGCCATAGTGCTCCTCATAGTTTTTATCTTCAACTCGTTGCTTCAAAGGCTCACGACGAAGGGTCCTATGGTATGGCCGGTTTTTGGAATGATTCCAACGGTAGTCTTCCATCTCTTCAACTTTTACGAATGGGGTACCAAAGCTTTGATTGAATCCGGTGGAACCTTTTACTACGAAAGCATATGGATGGGTGGTATATATGGAGTTGCCACGTGTGATCCCGCTAATATTGAATACATGCTCAAGACAAATTTCAAGAACTTCCCAAAAGGAAAAGATTATAGAGAAACATTAGATGATTTTCTTGGAGATGGAATCTTTAATGCCGATGATGAGTTGTGGAGGATACAACGTCGAGTGGCTAACTCTGAAATGCATTCAGCTCGGTTTATGCAATTTTCCATGGAATCCATCAAATCGCTTGTTCATGACAAGTTGTTGAAGGTTTTGGAGGCTAAAAAGGGGTCTTCTGTGGATATGCAAGATGTCCTTCTTCGTTTTACTTTTGACAACACTTGTGCAGTGGCATTTGGTATCAATACAGGGTGTTTGGATGTTGATTTACCCGAATCTCCCTTTGCTAAGGCCTTTGAGAAAGTGACTTATGCAAGTTTGATGAGGTTTTTGATCCCTAGTTTTCTATGGAAGCCGATGAGGTTTTTCAAAGTGGGCTATGAAAAAACACTATATGACTCTGCCAAAATCGTGCATGCGTTTTCTGAGAAAATAGTAAGAGAAAGGAAGATGGAATTATTATCTAATAACAAGGAGGATATAAATGATGCTTCATGGTGTGATCTTTTGTCAAGGCTTATAATCATGGAAcaagataaaaaagaagaaattttTACTGATAAATTGCTTAAAGATTTTTGTATAAGTTTCATTTTAGCAGGTAGAGACACAAGCTCATTGGGGTTATCATGGTTCTTCTGGTTGATTATCAACCATCCATCTATAGAAACTCAAATCCTCAATGAACTTCACAGCATCATACGACAACGAGAAAATGCTAATCAGAGAAATCAAGAAAACATAGTATTTACAGAAGAAGAACTGAATAAAATGGTGTATCTGCAAGCAGCAATATCTGAATCCCTACGTTTGTACCCTCCCGTTTCATATGATCACAAAGAACCACTCGAAGATGACGTGCTCCCTGATGGAACCGCGGTGACAAAGAATGCACGAGTGGTCTATTGCATGTATGCCATGAGTAGGATGGAGAGCCTTTGGGGTAAAGATTGTCTCGAGTTTAGGCCCGAAAGGTGGATCAAAGATGGCAAATTCGTAAGTGAAAGCCCGTTCAAGTATACTGTGTTTAATGCAGGTCCAAGATTGTGTGTGGGAAAAAAGTTTGCATATGTACAAATGAAAATGGTAGTTGCTTCGGTTTTATTGAGGTATAGATTAAAATTGGTTGAAGGACACAAAGTATGTCCAAAAATAAGCATGACACTGTATATGAAGCATGGGCTATTGGTTACAATTGAGCCCAGGGGAATGTTTATAGCCTGA
- the LOC122580481 gene encoding cytochrome P450 86B1-like produces MEHNMITNLIFSSIGWLYSHLWFSDIAKAMSIIFIVNSILQRLTTKGPMIWPFLGIYPTATLYIINFYERGTNALIKYGGTIYFRGVWMGGTFGYITCDPVKVEYMLKTNFKNFPKGKAYKERFYDFLGDGIFNADDELWRMQRRVANSEMHSTRFIKFSMESIKSLVHDRLLKVLEAKKGSVIDLQDVLLRFTFDNTCAVAFGVDSGCLAVDLPETPFAKAFEKVTFASLMRFLVPRYVWKPMKYFRVGFEKTLHESAKIVHDFSEKTVRERKMELLSNKDETNGSSRCDLLSRLIIMEQDKKEVFFSDKLLQDFCISFILAGRDTSSVGLSWFFWLIAKNPSVETRILEELHNIIQQREDPNKENQENIVFTEEELKKMVYLQAAISESLRLYPPVSFDFKEPLEDDIFPDGTVVKKGARVIYSIYVMARMESLWGKDCCEFRPERWIKDGEFVSQSQFKYTVFNAGPRLCVGKKFAYMQMKMVVASVLLRYSLKLVEGHKVCPKVNTTLYMLYGLLVRMEPRAKIMD; encoded by the coding sequence ATGGAGCACAACATGATCACTAACCTCATATTCTCTTCAATCGGGTGGTTGTATTCTCATTTATGGTTCTCAGATATAGCCAAGGCAATGTCCATCATTTTTATCGTCAACTCCATACTTCAAAGACTCACTACAAAGGGTCCTATGATATGGCCATTTCTTGGAATATATCCAACAGCTaccttatatataattaatttttatgagCGGGGTACTAATGCTTTGATCAAGTATGGCGGAACCATTTACTTTAGAGGTGTCTGGATGGGTGGCACTTTTGGATATATCACATGTGATCCTGTTAAAGTCGAATACATGCTCAAGACAAACTTCAAGAACTTTCCGAAAgggaaagcttataaagaaagATTTTATGATTTTCTTGGAGATGGAATCTTTAATGCAGATGATGAATTATGGAGGATGCAACGTCGTGTGGCTAACTCTGAAATGCATTCAACTCGCTTCATAAAGTTCTCCATGGAATCCATAAAATCGCTAGTTCATGACAGGTTGTTGAAGGTTTTGGAAGCTAAAAAAGGGTCTGTCATTGATCTGCAAGATGTGCTTTTACGTTTTACTTTTGACAATACTTGTGCAGTGGCATTTGGTGTTGATTCGGGGTGTTTAGCGGTTGATTTACCAGAGACTCCCTTTGCAAAGGCCTTTGAGAAAGTGACTTTTGCAAGTCTAATGAGGTTCTTGGTCCCTCGTTATGTATGGAAGCCAATGAAGTATTTCAGAGTAGGATTTGAGAAAACACTGCATGAATCTGCCAAAATTGTGCATGATTTTTCGGAGAAAACAGTAAGAGAAAGAAAGATGGAATTATTGTCTAATAAAGATGAAACGAATGGTAGTTCAAGGTGTGATCTTTTGTCAAGACTGATCATAATGGAACAAGATAAAAAAGAAGTCTTTTTTAGTGATAAATTACTTCAAGATTTTTGCATAAGTTTCATCTTAGCAGGTAGAGACACAAGCTCAGTGGGGTTATCATGGTTTTTCTGGTTAATTGCCAAAAACCCATCAGTAGAAACCCGAATCCTAGAAGAACTTCATAACATCATACAACAACGCGAAGACCCCAACAAGGAAAATCAAGAAAACATAGTATTTACAGAAGAAGAACTCAAGAAAATGGTGTATCTACAAGCAGCAATATCTGAATCCTTACGTTTGTACCCTCCAGTCTCATTTGACTTCAAAGAGCCGCTAGAAGATGACATTTTCCCAGATGGCACTGTAGTAAAAAAGGGTGCACGGGTGATTTACTCTATTTATGTAATGGCTAGGATGGAGAGCCTTTGGGGAAAAGACTGTTGTGAGTTTCGGCCCGAAAGGTGGATCAAAGATGGCGAGTTCGTGAGCCAGAGCCAGTTCAAGTACACAGTGTTTAATGCAGGGCCGCGTTTATGTGTTGGCAAAAAGTTTGCATATATGCAGATGAAAATGGTGGTTGCTTCAGTATTATTAAGATATAGTTTGAAACTAGTTGAAGGTCATAAAGTATGTCCAAAAGTGAACACCACACTTTACATGTTGTATGGGTTATTGGTTAGGATGGAGCCAAGGGCAAAGATTATGGACTGA
- the LOC122610089 gene encoding proteasome subunit beta type-7-B-like yields the protein MTIEGMDVPKTGFSFDLCRRNDMLTKKGLKSPGYLKTGTTIVGLIFENGVILGADTRATEGPIVADKNCEKIHYMAPNIYCCGAGTAADTEAVTDNISAQLKLHRYHTGRESRVVTALTLLKSHLFRYQGHVSAALVLGGVDVTGPHLHTIYPHGSTDTLPYATMGSGSLAAMAIFESEYREGLTREEGVNLVTKAICSGIFNDLGSGSNVDVCVIEKGKKEYLRNHLTPNPRTYISSNGYKFSKKTEVLLTKITPLKELVEVVEVGGEAMEE from the exons ATGACAATTGAAGGAATGGATGTCCCAAAAACTGGGTTCAGCTTTGATTTGTGTAGAAGAAACGATATGCTGACGAAAAAAGGCCTAAAATCACCTGGCTATCTTAAAACTGGAACCACTATTGTTGGTTTAATCTTTGAG AATGGTGTCATTCTTGGGGCAGATACCAGAGCCACAGAGGGTCCCATTGTTGCTGACAAGAATTGTGAAAAGATTCATTATATGGCACCCAACATTTATTGTTGTGGAGCTGGAACTGCTGCTGATACAGAAGCCGTTACTG ACAACATCAGTGCTCAGCTGAAGTTGCACAGATACCACACTGGTCGTGAATCAAGGGTTGTAACAGCTCTTACTCTATTGAAGTCTCATCTTTTCCG CTACCAAGGTCATGTATCTGCTGCTTTGGTACTTGGAGGAGTTGATGTGACTGGCCCCCATCTACATACT ATCTATCCTCATGGATCAACCGACACTCTTCCTTATGCTACAATGGGATCGGGTTCCCTTGCTGCAATGGCTATCTTTGAATCAGAGTATCGTGAAGGACTTACC AGGGAAGAAGGAGTGAACTTGGTTACTAAGGCTATATGCTCTGGCATATTTAATGATCTGGGAAGTGGAAGCAATGTTGATGTCTGCGTGATAGAAAAG GGTAAGAAGGAATACCTGCGGAATCATTTAACTCCAAATCCCCGTACTTACATCAGTTCAAACGGCTATAAGTTTTCTAAAAAGACTG AAGTTCTGCTTACAAAGATCACACCACTTAAGGAGCTGGTTGAAGTAGTGGAAGTGGGAGGAGAGGccatggaagaataa
- the LOC122610090 gene encoding glycosyl hydrolase 5 family protein-like has translation MSSKPSSLVPIIIIILSLTTVIHHHLVSAIQLSTSSRWIVNDDDGERVKLACVNWVSHLDAVIAEGLSKQPVDVISKKILEMGFNCVRLTYPLFLFTNRTLGAVTVRESFLRLGLIDSIHGFEANNPLIIDLPLIKAFQEVVASLDRNNVMIVLDNQISKPGWCCSDSDGNGFFGDQYFDPDVWLYGLAKVATMFSSSANVVGMSLRNELRGPKENVSLWYRYMQKGAEVVHAANPNVLVILSGLSYDKDLSFLQIQPIALTFGNKLVFEVHWYGFSNEEDWKTNNTNQVCAQVVDTIMNRAGFLLDEDYPLFISEWGIDQRGTNDFETRYLNCFSAWAADHDLDWALWTLAGSYYFRQGVVEMDETYGLLTLDWSEPRNSSFLQKISPIQSPFQGPGLSKNRPHKMIFHPATGFCVQRQSFSKELTLGPCSGGESWDYTSRNAITIKGTCYCLQADGVEKKAKLGTTCTDRSSQWEEISASKLHLSSKINNGTVVCLDIDSGNTIITNTCKCLAGDSMCDPASQWFKIINTTTESRAGTYGWMNWIMQSLGAYLLG, from the exons ATGTCTTCCAAACCATCATCACTTGttcccatcatcatcatcatcctcagcCTCACCACCGTGATCCACCACCACTTAGTATCCGCAATTCAACTCTCCACCAGCTCACGATGGATTgtaaatgatgatgatggtgaaagAGTAAAACTTGCTTGCGTGAACTGGGTTAGCCATCTTGATGCAGTAATTGCAGAGGGCCTGAGCAAACAACCTGTGGATGTCATTTCCAAGAAAATCTTGGAAATGGGCTTTAATTGTGTTAGGCTTACATACCctctttttttattcactaatcgTACTTTAGGGGCTGTTACTGTCAGAGAATCTTTCTTAAGACTTGGGTTGATAGACTCCATTCATGGATTTGAAGCCAATAATCCTCTCATTATTGATCTTCCACTCATTAAGGCTTTTcag GAAGTGGTTGCAAGCCTTGATAGAAACAACGTTATGATAGTATTAGATAATCAAATAAGCAAGCCTGGATGGTGTTGTAGTGATTCTGATGGCAACGGCTTCTTTGGTGACCAATACTTTGATCCTGATGTGTGGCTATACGGCCTTGCCAAAGTTGCCACCATGTTCAGCAGCTCAGCCAATGTGGTTGGTATGAGTTTGAGAAACGAACTACGTGGGCCTAAAGAAAATGTTAGCCTCTGGTACAG ATATATGCAAAAAGGTGCAGAGGTAGTCCATGCAGCAAACCCGAATGTTCTAGTCATCTTGTCTGGCTTAAGCTACGACAAAGATCTATCTTTCCTTCAAATCCAACCAATAGCCTTAACTTTTGGCAACAAGCTTGTTTTTGAAGTTCATTGGTATGGATTTTCAAACGAGGAAGATTGGAAAACCAACAACACTAACCAAGTATGTGCTCAAGTGGTTGACACCATAATGAATAGAGCAGGGTTTTTGTTAGATGAAGATTACCCTTTGTTTATAAGTGAATGGGGAATTGATCAAAGGGGCACAAATGACTTTGAAACTAGGTATCTGAATTGTTTCTCGGCATGGGCGGCAGATCATGACCTTGATTGGGCTCTATGGACACTTGCTGGGAGTTATTATTTTAGACAAGGTGTAGTTGAAATGGATGAGACTTATGGGCTTTTGACTTTGGATTGGAGTGAACCAAGAAATTCAAGTTTCTTGCAGAAGATATCACCCATCCAATCTCCTTTTCAAG GACCTGGATTATCAAAAAATCGGCCACACAAAATGATTTTCCATCCAGCCACTGGGTTCTGTGTGCAACGACAATCATTTTCTAAGGAGTTGACATTGGGTCCATGTTCCGGCGGAGAGAGTTGGGATTACACCTCAAGAAATGCCATAACAATAAAGGGTACTTGCTATTGCCTACAGGCAGATGGTGTGGAAAAGAAAGCGAAGTTAGGCACAACGTGTACAGACAGGTCTTCACAATGGGAAGAGATATCAGCCTCTAAATTACACCTTTCCTCCAAAATCAACAATGGCACAGTTGTTTGCCTGGATATAGACTCCGGGAACACCATCATCACAAACACTTGTAAATGTCTGGCCGGTGACAGCATGTGTGATCCTGCTAGCCAATGGTTTAAAATCATAAACACCACAACAGAGTCAAGAGCGGGAACCTACGGTTGGATGAATTGGATCATGCAATCCCTTGGGGCATACTTACTAGGATAA
- the LOC122579845 gene encoding glycosyl hydrolase 5 family protein-like codes for MACHFSSSNALITFLVLFATIVHDQHTTEALPLSTNSRWIVDDAKGGSERVKLSCVNWVSHLEVVVAEGLHKQPLDVISTKILEMGFNCVRLTYPLFLFTNSSLGSVTVRQSLKKLGLVESIAGFQANNPSIIDLPLLKAFQEVVASLERNNVMVILDNQISKPGWCCSDFDGNGFFGDQYFDPNVWLQGLTKVATMFNNSTHVVGMSLRNELRGPRQNVSVWYRYMQMGAEAIHAANPNVLVILSGLSYDKDLSFLQTRPISLSFCNKLVFEIHWYGFSDGEDWKTGNPNQVCGRVVDTITKRSGFLLDKGYPLFISEWGVDQRGTNENDNRYLNCFLAWAANYDLDWALWTLGGSYYFREGVIGMEEFYGALNWGWCEPRNSSLLDKISAIQSPFQGPGLSKTRPHKIIFHPATGLCVQRLSLFKPLTLGPCSEAESWDYTPKKTLTIKGTYYCLQADKVGKPAKLNIICTDNSSIWEPISASKLHLSSKINNGTVVCLDIDSQNTIVTNTCKCLASDNMCDPASQWFIVINSTTGSGAAQPYSRIGSIFQAIEGNLLG; via the exons ATGGCTTGTCATTTCTCATCGTCAAATGCTTTGATCACCTTCCTCGTATTATTTGCCACCATCGTCCACGACCAACACACAACGGAAGCACTTCCACTGTCGACGAACTCACGATGGATTGTGGACGATGCAAAAGGTGGATCAGAAAGAGTGAAGCTATCGTGCGTAAACTGGGTGAGCCATTTAGAAGTTGTGGTTGCAGAGGGCCTACACAAACAGCCACTGGATGTGATCTCCACCAAAATTTTGGAAATGGGCTTCAATTGTGTGAGGCTCACTTACCCGCTGTTTCTGTTCACAAACAGCAGTTTAGGATCGGTTACAGTTAGACAATCGCTTAAAAAGCTCGGGTTGGTAGAGTCCATTGCTGGATTTCAAGCCAACAATCCTTCCATTATTGATCTTCCACTCCTTAAGGCTTTCCAG GAAGTGGTTGCAAGTCTTGAGAGAAACAATGTTATGGTAATATTAGATAATCAGATAAGCAAGCCTGGATGGTGTTGTAGCGATTTCGATGGAAATGGCTTCTTTGGTGACCAATACTTTGATCCTAATGTGTGGCTCCAAGGTCTCACCAAAGTTGCCACCATGTTCAACAACTCAACACACGTCGTTGGTATGAGCTTAAGGAATGAACTCCGTGGTCCTAGACAAAATGTTAGCGTTTGGTATAG GTACATGCAAATGGGCGCGGAAGCAATCCATGCAGCAAATCCTAATGTGCTAGTTATATTGTCTGGTTTAAGCTATGACAAAGATTTATCTTTTCTTCAAACGCGACCAATAAGCCTATCATTTTGCAATAAGTTGGTTTTTGAAATTCATTGGTACGGTTTTTCAGATGGTGAAGATTGGAAAACTGGCAACCCTAACCAAGTTTGTGGTCGGGTGGTCGATACCATAACGAAAAGGTCAGGGTTTTTGTTGGACAAAGGTTATCCTTTGTTTATAAGTGAATGGGGTGTGGATCAAAGGGGCACAAATGAGAATGACAATAGATACTTGAATTGTTTTTTGGCTTGGGCAGCTAATTATGACCTTGATTGGGCTTTATGGACACTTGGTGGAAGTTACTATTTTAGGGAAGGTGTGATTGGAATGGAGGAGTTTTATGGGGCTTTGAATTGGGGTTGGTGTGAACCAAGAAATTCAAGTTTATTGGACAAGATATCAGCTATCCAATCTCCTTTTCAAG GACCGGGCTTATCAAAAACCCGTCCACACAAAATCATTTTCCATCCAGCCACCGGGCTATGTGTGCAACGTCTATCACTGTTCAAGCCATTAACATTGGGTCCATGTTCTGAGGCAGAGAGTTGGGATTACACTCCAAAAAAGACACTAACAATAAAGGGTACATACTATTGCCTACAAGCAGATAAAGTAGGAAAACCAGCAAAGTTGAACATAATATGCACAGACAATTCTTCAATATGGGAGCCCATATCAGCCTCTAAACTCCACCTTTCATCCAAGATTAACAACGGGACAGTTGTTTGTCTGGACATAGATTCACAAAACACAATTGTCACAAACACTTGTAAATGTTTAGCCAGTGACAACATGTGTGACCCTGCTAGCCAGTGGTTTATAGTAATTAACAGCACAACAGGGTCGGGTGCAGCGCAACCATACAGTCGAATTGGTTCCATTTTTCAGGCCATTGAAGGAAACTTATTAGGGTAA
- the LOC122609882 gene encoding protein-tyrosine-phosphatase MKP1-like codes for MFGGEQDNSQPPKPQPDPQLPPAAGGENRKIYSRSVSWAAGKARASLPPLQPLTVSRPKAEEWPRAGSDDLGVWPNVAATTPGVKPRPPALPLNLDNKLGKPPREFEFKKDKLAFFDKECSRIIDHVFLGSDAVAKNRDVLRQNGITHVLNCVGFVCPEYFKNDLVYKTLWLQDSPSEDITSIMYDVFDYFEDIREQNGRVFVHCCQGVSRSTSLVIAYLMWREGKSFDIAFQEVKAARGVTNPNMGFASQLLQCQKRVHAVPVSPSSVLRMYRIAPHSSYAPLHLVPKLLAKPNVTALDSRGAFIVNVPSAMYVWIGKNCDLLMHERAKLAASQVIRYEKANGPALTIKEGEEPIEFWNALGNDQDQEQLMGYKSLVGQRKVVDYDIDFGVFAKAANSGVVPPFAISGNDSEMCLPARRSGWERLRRKFANGVMKELITSSKEVISPCESPDSCSSFPAISTGHDWIKKGNEDDESECMSPESFSSFLVKDPRKFDNTSPSISPSTSDYSNSFSFSPTSSNWSDLSILEASDPTLNLNTNPKSREISLSAGGAGEIPKGVVRTWSFSLEDKSMEDAEEESLPDDDGQESMFEAEHRVQNHDQIKPQEGSFLYQWPNMEKVQTGGSGIPDSRGVYIISVVGVLYVWVGHDVSGANGDDNIKWQMIGHEFLAKKGLETSSIVQIVREGEEPEQLWKHLHCFSFQNTTGKAQNG; via the exons ATGTTTGGAGGAGAACAAGACAATTCACAACCACCTAAACCACAGCCAGACCCACAGCTGCCACCGGCAGCTGGAGGTGAAAACCGGAAAATATACTCGAGGTCGGTTTCATGGGCTGCTGGCAAGGCAAGGGCTAGTTTGCCTCCTTTGCAGCCCCTTACGGTTTCCAGACCGAAAGCCGAGGAGTGGCCACGGGCCGGTTCCGATGATCTTGGGGTTTGGCCGAATGTTGCTGCTACCACACCTGGTGTTAAGCCTAGACCACCTGCTCTTCCATTGAACTTAGATAACAAGTTAGGGAAACCACCTAGGGAATTTGAGTTCAAGAAAGACAAACTTGCCTTTTTCGACAAAGAATGTTCTAGGATCATAGATCATGTGTTTCTAGGAAGTGACGCGGTTGCCAAGAATCGAGATGTTCTTCGTCAAAATGGGATTACCCATGTGTTGAACTGTGTTGGATTTGTGTGTCCTGAGTATTTCAAGAATGATTTGGTGTATAAAACACTTTGGCTTCAAGACAGCCCTTCCGAGGATATTACGTCTATCATGTATGATGTTTTTGACTACTTTGAGGATATCCGTGAGCAAAACGGGAGGGTTTTCGTGCACTGTTGTCAAGGAGTATCACGGTCAACGTCTTTGGTCATAGCGTATCTTATGTGGAGAGAAGGTAAGAGCTTCGATATAGCTTTTCAAGAAGTGAAAGCAGCACGAGGGGTGACTAACCCGAACATGGGTTTCGCTAGCCAGCTTTTGCAGTGTCAAAAACGGGTCCATGCCGTGCCTGTGAGCCCAAGCTCGGTTTTGAGAATGTACAGAATTGCCCCACACTCGTCTTATGCACCACTTCACCTTGTACCGAAACTGTTGGCTAAACCTAATGTGACAGCCCTTGATTCTCGTGGGGCGTTTATTGTTAATGTTCCTTCTGCTATGTATGTGTGGATAGGGAAGAACTGTGATCTGTTAATGCACGAAAGGGCAAAACTAGCAGCATCGCAGGTTATTCGGTATGAGAAGGCAAACGGTCCAGCATTGACCATTAAAGAAGGTGAAGAACCAATTGAGTTTTGGAATGCACTCGGGAATGATCAAGATCAAGAACAATTAATGGGATATAAAAGTCTTGTTGGTCAAAGGAAAGTCGTTGACTATGACATAGATTTCGGGGTTTTTGCTAAGGCGGCAAATAGCGGGGTGGTTCCGCCTTTTGCAATATCGGGAAATGATTCTGAGATGTGTTTGCCAGCGAGACGAAGCGGGTGGGAAAGATTGAGAAGGAAGTTTGCTAATGGGGTCATGAAGGAGTTGATTACGTCGTCGAAAGAAGTTATATCCCCTTGTGAGTCTCCAGATTCTTGTTCTTCTTTTCCGGCCATATCGACTGGTCATGATTGGATAAAGAAGggaaatgaagatgatgaatctGAATGCATGTCACCTGaatcattttcttcatttctTGTTAAAGACCCTAGAAAATTTGATAATACATCTCCGTCAATCTCACCTTCAACATCTGACTACTCGAATTCATTCTCGTTTTCACCCACATCATCTAACTGGTCTGATTTATCCATATTGGAAGCCTCTGATCCTACTCTTAATCTAAACACTAACCCCAAATCCAGGGAGATTTCACTTTCTGCTGGTGGAGCCGGTGAGATCCCGAAGGGTGTGGTCAGAACCTGGTCGTTTTCCCTGGAGGATAAGAGCATGGAAGATGCTGAAGAAGAGAGTTTACCAGATGACGATGGTCAGGAGTCTATGTTTGAAGCTGAACATCGGGTGCAAAATCATGACCAAATTAAACCCCAAGAAGGGAGTTTTCTTTATCAGTGGCCTAATATGGAGAAGGTCCAGACAGGTGGTTCGGGTATTCCTGACTCTAGAGGCGTGTACATAATTTCTGTCGTGGGTGTTTTGTACGTTTGGGTGGGGCATGACGTCTCAGGTGCCAATGGGGACGACAACATCAAATGGCAAATGATTGGCCATGAGTTCCTTGCTAAAAAAGGTCTGGAAACCAGCTCAATTGTTCAG ATAGTCAGAGAAGGCGAGGAACCGGAACAACTATGGAAGCATCTTCACTGTTTCTCATTCCAAAACACAACAGGAAAAGCTCAGAATGGATGA